The Epinephelus lanceolatus isolate andai-2023 chromosome 16, ASM4190304v1, whole genome shotgun sequence nucleotide sequence ccttaAATGGCGACATAAAAATCATACAGAATTCTTACAGTGCTGGTTGTGCACTTGAATCTTTATTGGCAACATTAAATAattacagcaacaacaaaacactaCTTTGGGAAATACATTAATATTTTTCCATAGTTCACCCTGTCCTTCTGATTTTTGCTTGGATGTCGCCACTTTGACTCTTGTATGATTCTATACATTcatcttcatttattttgttatcGGACACTGATGCCTGGAAGGTGTTGACGGACTGTTTGCAGCTGTTTCAAATACATTTGCTCATTAAGATGCACTAAATTCTAACACACGATGACAGTGTTGAAATGTGCCTCTTCGTCTTTGTCGTCGCGTGGAATAGAAGCAGCAGGAAAAGAGACCGGTTCACTGTGAGACCCTCAGACTACATCTCTGACAGTGTAACGGCCCCCTCCTCTACTGCCATGGCCTGCGtctgtctcccacacacacacacacacacacgcacatacacacacaggtggcAAGTACCTGCTGGCTGTGCTGCTTGGCTGTGGATGTGCTGGCTGGGTGAGACAGGCCTGCACGGCTGCTGAGCTGAGGTAGGATACTGGCCGTAGTAATACACAGGCAACTGTCggaaaataatgtaaaaaatactGGCTTTATTCTTACTGTTATTTACCTGAAACTCCTTCAACCTAAATTGTAGGTAAAATCAAGGCAGAATTTAAACATATATCTGACACTAACATGAAGTTGTTGTTTCAAGTACATCAATCATAAAAGGAACATGAGAAATTTAAGGTGCATGTGAGTCCGTACCTGAGGTGAGGGCTGGCAGTAGCTTGGGGGATtgggagggggaggggctgcATAGATGTAACCCTGACCGGGCGGGTAAAGAGGGGGGACTTCACACGTCGATTGACAGCTCACTTGAGCAAACTGCGAGGAGAGCTCTTCAATCTGCGGGGCGAGAGAAAGGAGGTCAACATGCacgtgaaacacacacacactgtaagcaCATGTATGTGCGGCAGTTTGTACAGCGATACATACTGCGGCGTATGGTTGTGAGGGAGTGACAGGCAACATCTGTGGCGCTGTGTACGAGACAGATGAGTACTGAACCAcctgagagagacacacaaatgGGGACGGAGATAAAGACACAGACGGCCACATGCATGTATGTCAGCCCGAGCATGTCTTGCATGTCGAACccttcctgctgtgtgtgtgtgtgtgtgtgtgtgtgtacgcttTACCTGCTGAGAGGGGGAGCCTTGAAGTTGAGTCTGactcctgattggctgctggcTGTCCGGAGGGTTGTACACAGCAGGGGATCCATCAGGGTTCAGGAAAGGCTGCCCTGAGAGGTCAAAGGGTTGATAAGTGTGATAAATgcattgtgtgttgtgtgtgtaatgttactggtgtgtgtgtgtgtgtttgtggtacGTACCAGTATGAGGGTTCACTAGTATGCTTCCCGGTGGGATCCCGTTCTCCACGATGTAAGCAGAGCTGGGAGCGGGCTCATCTGTGGATGTCAGTCTGTAAAGAGGGATGGAGCCTGAGAGGGAGGGAAAGGTGAAAGAGGGAGTAGAGATAAGAAAGTAAAGACAGAGAAAGTTTTATCACGgcacataataaattaacattcAAAATCTTCAGTCTCTCCTCCCCTGCCTGTGCTAAAAACATACTGTGTGCAGCTCCTCAGCAATGACGTATTTTTCTTGAATATGCGAAGATGACTGGAGGTGTTGTGTGAAAATTTACAGCTATGGTGTGAAGGTTCATGAATTGAGTTATATCTTCACACCAGCAGAACTTCCACTGCTTTTTGTTAATTAGCTGCTGCTGAATAAAGAACAGACATCATTTATACGCAGCGATTTTCCCAAGTGTAGCGTGGCAATGAAATCCGCTAATAAGTTTGCTTGCACGCAGGTAGAGAGGGATGAAGTGTCTCACCCTCGACGACTGGATTCACACCTTCAAGGTGCGACTGAGAAGTGATAAAGAGTCTTTAAATGTTATTCTGGCGCCAGGtttatgaacaaaaaaaaaaaaaaaaaagacgcacCTGAACCGCGTGTGTCCCAGCTGTGGTTGGCAGCTTGGCAGGGCTTTGAGGCAGGACTCGTCCATTGGTAGGAGGAATCAGAGTCTGTGCTGCTCCAAGGTCGGGGGTCGTTGCTGTAGCGACAGTCAGTCTCAGTGctgctctgcctgctgctgcctgTCCAGCTGGAGCCTGAGCTGTCACGGCTCCCCCTGTGAGGCACATCCAGAATTATCCTACAACTTTATTGCTGCATGAGAGGCGTGCTATTTATGTGAATGAGGGACACCTGCTGATATGCTTCACATAAAAAAGGCCATGTATGCATTCACTGTCATaaatcatcaataaaaaaaactttcctTCAGCTATTTTATTCAGACTGAAAGATTTCCAAGACTCCTAACCCTGATACAAAAAAATCTAGGTCTTCattttgtttccactgcagaTTCTGAAAAGCTCTGTTACAGCCAGGCTGACCAGATTAAGATGATAAATGACTTCGCATCTGTGCAGACAGAGCTCTACCTGAAGAGCTGCCTTCTCCTCTGGGTCTCAGCATATGGATTGTTCTCCTCCGCAGCCctgcacacagcacacacacacacacacacacacacacacacacacacacacatatattaatGCCCTCATCTAAATATAAAAAGCTGAAAAGGCACATGGAGAGAATACACTGCAGGCAAGGTTACCTGGTTTCTGTATGAGCATTCTCCTGGGTGCAGGATGCCTGTAAAAGTACGGCAGAGAAATTAGTCTCCTATATGTCTCCATGTCATATCTgcctgactctctctctctctctcccctatCTCACCTCTTGGCTAAAGATTCGATCTCGTACTCGTTGgtactcctcctctctctcctccatcgACTTGCTTTGCTTCTCCCGTAAGGGGTGAAGTCGGGTCTGAAGGGAGAGGAACGAAAGCAGGTCAAAAACGCTGATAGGATACAACCAGTGTCAATTGTAGAGAATATTCCACAGAGACAGGCAGCTAtagggacaggaggacagacggACCTGGTCATCTGAGCTGTTGTCTCTCTTCAGAATAATTTTCCACTGGTGGAGCTCTTCTGCCTTGTCCTTATGCACCTGGTCCAGAAAGCGCTGCTCTGGTCTTGAAGGCAAAAAGTAACAATCGCCATTACTTCACAATCAATGCTAAAAGGCGAGgatttacatgcattgtgtgcgCTTACATGCGTGTGCTGCTGGTCCTGTTGATGATGACAGCCTTGCCTGTCTGGTCTACATTGTGCTCCATGCCAAAGTAGGCCGCTACCCGATGGACCAGCATACGGTGGTAGGACGACATGTGAGGGAACTTCTTAAAGGGACTGAGATGTGGGAAGAGAGaggcaaggtaaaaaaaaatatattaaaagggGTGAAGAAGGAGGGAAGCAGTGAGGGAAACAAGTATAGAAGGAGGGAGCAATGAAAGAAagtgggagggaggaagagaaagaaggaggTAGATTGAGACTGGGTGAATTTTTTGGCTTAAGTCCAATTTCATTGCCGGTGgctcaaacacacccacaccaaCATAACCAGCTCGATATATTGATCAGTACACTGAAAAAGCTGTATGGACAGAATTATAATATAAGAGCTGGAGACATATCTCAAATTAGCATAAAACTCTATTCATCCTTTAACAGGATTTAGTTTTATTTCAGCATGTTTATCAGTAGATAGCTCAATGAGGACCCAAGGTTATGTCCTCTCGTTCAGACACACactccccccacacacacacacctattgCTGATGATAAAGTCAGTCATGTCCTGCTCCAGTTTAAGCAGCATCATGCGGTCTCTGGGGTTGCTGTTGAGGGTGTTGACGATAAACTGGTGCAGGTCTATGCCGGTGGAGTCGGTGTACTCCACGCTGGGCTCTGAGAGCGACACAGACGGGCAGGGCGTATTACAAgacaatagaaataaaaatacaaaaagcacACTGCAATATTAAACACCTCAGGAGGACTAAATAGGGGCACTGAAAcccattttattacattttatttgcttTCTGTTGTCTCTCTTTTATGAGAtatcaatcacacacacacacacacacacctttggaCAGTGAATGTTTCTTTGGATCGGCGCTGTTCTCCTGGTCTTCCTCTTTACAGGGAGTTCTCTCGTTGTCATGGCAGCTAGATGAGATGTTTGCGTCTGGAGATGCCTGAGAGGGGAGAAAATAAAGAGTAATTTGAGTgtggtgatgatgaggaggtggatgatgtgtgtgtttgtgtgtgtgttacctgggTTGCTTCAAATGGTGAGAACTCCTCGCAGACAGCAATACTCCGCACTAACTTTCCTTtggcctgaaacacacacacaagcgagCATTATTACAAATTCATAGAGTATAATGCAATAGATATTTCTGTTCAAATGAATAATGAGAGGCAGAATTATTTTAGCTTACCTTAACTGTTTTCTTTGGTTGCACCTGGTTACAGCTTTTCTGCGAGTGAGGACACAATTTGTCATAAAGTGAGCACGTGAGGGGAGGTAGTGTGGTGCTGCATAACTTTAATGTGATATACTATTAATGTGGTACACTATATATTTAGTGTCGCTCACCTGCTGCTCCAGCTTCTTATTGTCATGTTGGCAGTCTTGGTCCTCCTTCTGTTTGCAAGAGGGCGGACATGGCGGCGGGGAGGGGCAGCTCATGACATCACATGATGTCACAACACAGGGTTTTAGGAGGACATCTGTACTCTCCACAGCTGCTTCGGTCATCCTTCTAAACAACACAAAGCATGGACTCGTGAAGCTGTGCGTGTTTACCCACATAACGgtgacatttgtatattttactGCTGTTTCAAGATACCTTTGCCTACATTTgcatgagtttgtgtgtgtgtgtgtgcgtg carries:
- the arpp21 gene encoding cAMP-regulated phosphoprotein 21 isoform X1 gives rise to the protein MTEAAVESTDVLLKPCVVTSCDVMSCPSPPPCPPSCKQKEDQDCQHDNKKLEQQKSCNQVQPKKTVKAKGKLVRSIAVCEEFSPFEATQASPDANISSSCHDNERTPCKEEDQENSADPKKHSLSKEPSVEYTDSTGIDLHQFIVNTLNSNPRDRMMLLKLEQDMTDFIISNSPFKKFPHMSSYHRMLVHRVAAYFGMEHNVDQTGKAVIINRTSSTRIPEQRFLDQVHKDKAEELHQWKIILKRDNSSDDQTRLHPLREKQSKSMEEREEEYQRVRDRIFSQEASCTQENAHTETRAAEENNPYAETQRRRQLFRGSRDSSGSSWTGSSRQSSTETDCRYSNDPRPWSSTDSDSSYQWTSPASKPCQAANHSWDTRGSGSIPLYRLTSTDEPAPSSAYIVENGIPPGSILVNPHTGQPFLNPDGSPAVYNPPDSQQPIRSQTQLQGSPSQQVVQYSSVSYTAPQMLPVTPSQPYAAIEELSSQFAQVSCQSTCEVPPLYPPGQGYIYAAPPPPNPPSYCQPSPQLPVYYYGQYPTSAQQPCRPVSPSQHIHSQAAQPAAGYAPAVGVQQSSHTQAQAVLGTYSPMASHQHRSMVQGGVSLSYPQSNVVAGEAGYCCVVPSPSHHGSCHPPSCTNLRAPAWSAQY
- the arpp21 gene encoding cAMP-regulated phosphoprotein 21 isoform X3 translates to MTEAAVESTDVLLKPCVVTSCDVMSCPSPPPCPPSCKQKEDQDCQHDNKKLEQQKSCNQVQPKKTVKAKGKLVRSIAVCEEFSPFEATQASPDANISSSCHDNERTPCKEEDQENSADPKKHSLSKEPSVEYTDSTGIDLHQFIVNTLNSNPRDRMMLLKLEQDMTDFIISNSPFKKFPHMSSYHRMLVHRVAAYFGMEHNVDQTGKAVIINRTSSTRIPEQRFLDQVHKDKAEELHQWKIILKRDNSSDDQTRLHPLREKQSKSMEEREEEYQRVRDRIFSQEASCTQENAHTETRAAEENNPYAETQRRRQLFRGSRDSSGSSWTGSSRQSSTETDCRYSNDPRPWSSTDSDSSYQWTSPASKPCQAANHSWDTRGSGSIPLYRLTSTDEPAPSSAYIVENGIPPGSILVNPHTGQPFLNPDGSPAVYNPPDSQQPIRSQTQLQGSPSQQIEELSSQFAQVSCQSTCEVPPLYPPGQGYIYAAPPPPNPPSYCQPSPQLPVYYYGQYPTSAQQPCRPVSPSQHIHSQAAQPAAGYAPAVGVQQSSHTQAQAVLGTYSPMASHQHRSMVQGGVSLSYPQSNVVAGEAGYCCVVPSPSHHGSCHPPSCTNLRAPAWSAQY
- the arpp21 gene encoding cAMP-regulated phosphoprotein 21 isoform X4; translated protein: MTEAAVESTDVLLKPCVVTSCDVMSCPSPPPCPPSCKQKEDQDCQHDNKKLEQQKSCNQVQPKKTVKAKGKLVRSIAVCEEFSPFEATQASPDANISSSCHDNERTPCKEEDQENSADPKKHSLSKEPSVEYTDSTGIDLHQFIVNTLNSNPRDRMMLLKLEQDMTDFIISNSPFKKFPHMSSYHRMLVHRVAAYFGMEHNVDQTGKAVIINRTSSTRIPEQRFLDQVHKDKAEELHQWKIILKRDNSSDDQTRLHPLREKQSKSMEEREEEYQRVRDRIFSQEASCTQENAHTETRAAEENNPYAETQRRRQLFRGSRDSSGSSWTGSSRQSSTETDCRYSNDPRPWSSTDSDSSYQWTSPASKPCQAANHSWDTRGSGSIPLYRLTSTDEPAPSSAYIVENGIPPGSILVNPHTGQPFLNPDGSPAVYNPPDSQQPIRSQTQLQGSPSQQIEELSSQFAQVSCQSTCEVPPLYPPGQGYIYAAPPPPNPPSYCQPSPQLPVYYYGQYPTSAQQPCRPVSPSQHIHSQAAQPAGYAPAVGVQQSSHTQAQAVLGTYSPMASHQHRSMVQGGVSLSYPQSNVVAGEAGYCCVVPSPSHHGSCHPPSCTNLRAPAWSAQY
- the arpp21 gene encoding cAMP-regulated phosphoprotein 21 isoform X2, whose product is MTEAAVESTDVLLKPCVVTSCDVMSCPSPPPCPPSCKQKEDQDCQHDNKKLEQQKSCNQVQPKKTVKAKGKLVRSIAVCEEFSPFEATQASPDANISSSCHDNERTPCKEEDQENSADPKKHSLSKEPSVEYTDSTGIDLHQFIVNTLNSNPRDRMMLLKLEQDMTDFIISNSPFKKFPHMSSYHRMLVHRVAAYFGMEHNVDQTGKAVIINRTSSTRIPEQRFLDQVHKDKAEELHQWKIILKRDNSSDDQTRLHPLREKQSKSMEEREEEYQRVRDRIFSQEASCTQENAHTETRAAEENNPYAETQRRRQLFRGSRDSSGSSWTGSSRQSSTETDCRYSNDPRPWSSTDSDSSYQWTSPASKPCQAANHSWDTRGSGSIPLYRLTSTDEPAPSSAYIVENGIPPGSILVNPHTGQPFLNPDGSPAVYNPPDSQQPIRSQTQLQGSPSQQVVQYSSVSYTAPQMLPVTPSQPYAAIEELSSQFAQVSCQSTCEVPPLYPPGQGYIYAAPPPPNPPSYCQPSPQLPVYYYGQYPTSAQQPCRPVSPSQHIHSQAAQPAGYAPAVGVQQSSHTQAQAVLGTYSPMASHQHRSMVQGGVSLSYPQSNVVAGEAGYCCVVPSPSHHGSCHPPSCTNLRAPAWSAQY